The following coding sequences are from one Triticum aestivum cultivar Chinese Spring chromosome 5A, IWGSC CS RefSeq v2.1, whole genome shotgun sequence window:
- the LOC123108446 gene encoding uncharacterized protein, with translation MVNPLGPHHSSSSSSSSSSTSRSGQRPASGFARLLWTNSSSSSSSARAPVEKCRLRLPACCSTYTHHSPSRLARSMSASAMEDLRPKSMACAGVGGDTSSSSSSSASAAASRIIAQWAARRRQACEQMVLGGLDRRDRDSELMALARLHAVSTMLDASSFLRARADATDDDDDGRRARSPERALVRRIAREWTASAPAQQPQGAPRGGDGVGVGGGEEWLGETERERVRTVRERVRRASQGGDGVDGRAPGLRGRQARAPSAARRMSMERLRELQGLSEHRAVSSFAHRGRIQSILRGRISRGGRPAQDGGPISTAAAGEAGQVTQSHPASGAENIASDQVVRDHVHDMENASASHEIQTLQSSTQDQSANVPNTRDALENGQLDQEQGMHGYQEYSSDSGTSEQSGEQSGSSSSDGNGSARQEAIAYVQPPPSVQWPGETSGSGASGQEAEEEEEEEEEEEWHVIDNPEAAEAQQWRPEDIGGFARHNRLQEDALYGMYRAELRELLSRRSVSNLLSSGFRESLDQLVHSYAQRQEHDPPAPLNNGPDRAGDAAAAAQPPAGQRQQRRWRMVPPRRDWSRQPVHRPDELEVDEAIHDLRDDMAVLQRGMASTQQMLQACMEMQVELQRSIRQEVASAMHRSLSVHGTVRWYDDGSQWELVRKGTCCICCDSQIDSLLYRCGHMCTCSKCARELLRGAGKCPLCRAPIVEVVRAYSII, from the exons ATGGTAAACCCGCTAGGGCCACaccactcttcttcttcttcttcttcttcttcctccacctcTCGATCGGGCCAGCGTCCCGCCTCGGGATTTGCTAGGCTGCTCTGgacgaactcctcctcctcctcctcctctgctcgcgCGCCCGTGGAAAaatgccgcctccgcctccccgccTGCTGCTCTACTTATACCCACCACTCGCCCTCCCGCCTAGCTAGGAGCATGTCGGCCAGCGCCATGGAGGACCTCCGCCCCAAGAGCATGGCgtgcgccggggtcgggggcgatacgtcgtcgtcgtcgtcgtcatcggccAGCGCCGCGGCGTCCAGGATCATAGCGCAgtgggcggcgcggcgccggcagGCCTGCGAGCAGATGGTGCTCGGCGGGCTCGACCGCCGGGACCGCGACTCGGAGCTCATGGCGCTCGCGCGCCTCCACGCCGTCTCCACCATGCTCgacgcctcctccttcctccgcgCCCGCGCCGACGCcacggacgacgacgacgacgggagGCGCGCGCGGTCGCCGGAGCGCGCGCTCGTGCGGCGGATCGCGCGGGAGTGGACCGCCTCCGCGCCCGCGCAGCAGCCGCAGGGCGCCCCGCGCGGAGGcgacggcgtcggcgtcggcggagGCGAGGAGTGGCTGGGCGAGACGGAGCGCGAGCGCGTGCGGACGGTGCGGGAGCGCGTCCGCCGGGCCAGCCAGGGCGGCGACGGCGTGGACGGCCGCGCGCCGGGGCTCCGCGGGCGGCAGGCGCGCGCGCCGAGCGCGGCCAGGCGCATGTCTATGGAGCGGCTGCGCGAGCTCCAGGGCCTCTCGGAGCACCGCGCCGTGTCCTCCTTCGCCCACCGCGGCCGCATCCAG TCCATTCTGCGAGGCAGAATCTCTCGCGGCGGAAGGCCTGCGCAGGACGGCGGGCCGATTTCTACGGCGGCGGCCGGAGAAGCAGGACAGGTTACACAGAGTCATCCTGCCTCTGGAGCAGAAAACATTGCCAGTGATCAAGTCGTTCGTGACCATGTCCATGACATGGAGAATGCCTCTGCCAGCCATGAGATCCAGACGCTTCAGTCGTCAACACAAGATCAATCCGCCAACGTACCGAACACTAGGGATGCTCTGGAGAATGGCCAGCTTGATCAGGAACAAGGCATGCACGGGTACCAGGAGTACTCGTCGGACTCGGGGACCTCGGAGCAGAGCGGCGAGCAGTCCGGCTCTTCCTCCTCCGACGGCAACGGCAGCGCGCGGCAGGAAGCCATAGCTTACGTGCAGCCTCCACCCAGTGTGCAGTGGCCAGGGGAGACATCGGGATCGGGCGCCAGTGGccaggaagcagaggaggaggaggaggaggaggaggaggaggaatggcaTGTCATTGATAACCCAGAAGCAGCCGAAGCACAGCAATGGCGGCCGGAAGATATAGGCGGCTTCGCTCGGCATAACCGTCTCCAGGAAGACGCGCTCTATGGAATGTACAGGGCGGAGCTCAGAGAACTCCTAAGCAG GCGCAGCGTCTCCAATCTTCTCAGCAGCGGCTTCCGCGAGAGCCTGGACCAGCTCGTGCACTCATACGCTCAGAGGCAGGAGCATGATCCTCCGGCTCCACTCAACAATGGACCAGATCGGGCCGGGGACGCCGCCGCAGCCGCGCAGCCTCCCGCCGGCCAAAGGCAGCAGCGGCGCTGGCGGATGGTGCCGCCTCGTCGTGACTGGAGCCGGCAACCCGTGCACCGCCCAGATGAACTT GAAGTTGATGAGGCCATCCACGACCTGCGGGACGACATGGCCGTGCTCCAGCGCGGGATGGCCAGCACGCAGCAGATGCTGCAGGCGTGCATGGAGATGCAGGTCGAGCTGCAGAGGTCCATCCGGCAGGAGGTCGCCTCTGCCATGCACCGCTCTCTGTCTGTCCATG GGACAGTTAGATGGTATGATGATGGATCACAGTGGGAGCTGGTGAGGAAAGGGACCTGCTGCATCTGCTGCGACAGCCAGATCGACTCGCTTCTCTACAG GTGTGGGCACATGTGCACCTGCTCAAAGTGCGCCCGCGAGCTGCTCCGCGGGGCCGGCAAGTGCCCGCTGTGCCGCGCGCCCATCGTCGAGGTCGTCCGGGCTTACAGCATAATCTGA